In Synechococcus sp. CC9616, the following are encoded in one genomic region:
- the dacB gene encoding D-alanyl-D-alanine carboxypeptidase/D-alanyl-D-alanine-endopeptidase gives MKRLNVLFAFGLGLSSPTLVAAQPLLSPPPPLQQQGLPALQLGRTCPELQTAIRSAVGGQASAWSISVVDARGQLLADVNGSTPRIPASNQKLISTAFALDRLGPDFRLKTQLLRHSDGSLEIVGEGDPDLSIAEMQKFAMVVLGQGGSRGEQPGSGPIRLMVREEPPQRWWPSDWHPADRSYAYGAPITRLALTSNALHMAVQNPAARLQRVLDTSVRQQGGSLQMVMVNPEQRQQAMSREDQDPVVLHSEDSAPMHALLSLANTESHNFTAEVLMREAADDWDVGRASMANTQWMQQQGLPIQGMRIRDGSGLSRANRVTSRTIAALLLRMGRHPLASYYQASMAIAGQRGTLRYLYRGTPLQGRFWGKTGTLSGVRSISGILDTATGPRYVSMISNGGSAPNSVMGRVLRATQSLSRCLSLSASVSQPAVPG, from the coding sequence ATGAAGCGGCTCAACGTTCTGTTTGCCTTTGGCTTGGGGCTCTCATCGCCGACGTTGGTTGCTGCACAACCACTGCTCAGTCCGCCTCCTCCGTTGCAGCAACAGGGTCTGCCCGCTCTTCAGCTGGGTCGGACCTGTCCTGAGCTTCAAACGGCCATCCGTTCTGCCGTTGGTGGACAGGCATCAGCCTGGAGCATCAGCGTGGTCGATGCCCGCGGGCAGCTTCTTGCGGATGTGAACGGGTCAACACCCCGCATTCCGGCGTCGAATCAGAAGCTGATCAGCACAGCCTTTGCCCTTGATCGGCTCGGTCCTGATTTCCGTCTCAAGACCCAGCTTCTGCGTCATTCCGATGGATCCCTCGAGATCGTCGGGGAGGGGGACCCCGATCTCAGCATCGCTGAGATGCAGAAATTCGCCATGGTCGTCCTCGGCCAGGGAGGCTCTCGCGGAGAACAACCTGGTTCTGGTCCGATCCGCTTGATGGTGCGCGAGGAGCCACCTCAGCGCTGGTGGCCAAGCGATTGGCATCCAGCAGATCGTAGTTATGCCTATGGCGCTCCGATCACCCGGCTGGCTCTCACCAGTAACGCTCTGCACATGGCTGTGCAGAACCCTGCCGCCAGGTTGCAACGCGTGCTCGATACCAGCGTGCGTCAGCAGGGTGGCTCCCTTCAGATGGTGATGGTGAATCCGGAGCAGCGGCAGCAAGCGATGTCACGGGAAGATCAGGACCCCGTGGTCCTGCACAGCGAGGACTCAGCCCCAATGCATGCTCTGCTGAGTTTGGCGAACACCGAAAGCCACAACTTCACCGCTGAAGTGCTGATGCGCGAAGCCGCTGATGATTGGGATGTGGGCCGCGCATCGATGGCCAATACCCAGTGGATGCAGCAGCAGGGTCTACCGATTCAAGGGATGCGGATTCGTGATGGCAGTGGACTCTCCCGCGCCAACCGGGTCACCAGCCGCACCATTGCGGCACTGTTGTTGCGCATGGGGCGACACCCGCTCGCCTCCTACTACCAGGCATCAATGGCGATTGCTGGGCAGCGGGGCACGCTGAGATATCTCTATCGAGGCACGCCTCTCCAGGGGCGCTTCTGGGGCAAGACGGGAACCCTCAGTGGCGTTCGCTCGATTTCAGGAATTCTGGATACCGCGACAGGGCCTCGTTACGTGAGCATGATCAGCAATGGAGGGTCAGCTCCAAACAGCGTCATGGGACGGGTGCTCAGAGCGACCCAGAGTCTCAGCCGGTGCCTTTCATTGAGCGCAAGCGTGTCGCAGCCCGCCGTCCCCGGCTGA
- a CDS encoding DUF4330 domain-containing protein — MRRPSWLQHPTPVDAVAGLIALTALAGVVWSPKLTNAVARATGSIQPVQISVDVRNLPMADPEGFLQSIRDEGRLSFVIRNQPAGSVRVLSAQNISPKLVSVMPDGSVIQADNPSAAALLYARFDLEADAEKGESGVVIGGTKLKIGVPVELEGNMYRVNGVVSGVAQS; from the coding sequence ATGAGGCGCCCGTCCTGGCTGCAACATCCCACCCCTGTCGATGCTGTTGCTGGTTTGATCGCCTTAACGGCATTGGCCGGTGTTGTTTGGTCGCCAAAACTCACCAACGCCGTCGCTCGCGCAACGGGATCGATTCAACCGGTTCAGATCAGTGTTGATGTCCGCAACCTGCCGATGGCAGATCCAGAGGGTTTCCTGCAATCAATCCGAGACGAGGGCCGGCTCAGTTTTGTGATCCGTAATCAACCCGCCGGCAGCGTTCGCGTTCTCAGCGCGCAGAACATCAGCCCCAAACTTGTGTCGGTGATGCCCGACGGCAGCGTGATTCAGGCCGACAATCCCAGTGCTGCCGCCCTTCTTTATGCCCGCTTTGACCTGGAAGCAGACGCTGAAAAGGGAGAGTCCGGCGTGGTGATTGGTGGGACCAAACTCAAAATCGGCGTACCCGTTGAACTTGAAGGCAACATGTATCGCGTCAATGGTGTTGTGAGCGGAGTTGCCCAGTCATGA